From one Thermodesulfobacteriota bacterium genomic stretch:
- a CDS encoding energy-coupling factor ABC transporter permease — MHMADALLSPAVGGTFWAGTAATIGYASKRLKQGIDDRKIPLMGVLGAFIFASQMINFTIPGTGSSGHLGGGMILAILLGPHAAFLVMASVLTVQGLFFADGGLLALGCNVWNLGIYPCYVAYPLVYRPLAGDGSSPRRIFAASLVGAVGALQLGALSVALQTHLSGKSELPFGSFLLLMQPIHLAIGIVEGLVTAGVVSFVRALRPEILDASAARGSIPASASLRTVLVGFIALAAVTGGALSWFASAHPDGLEWSIERITGKAELQEREHGVSAALKELQEKTAILPDYGFRTPEAEAGKPEETPSWPSVDAGSTVSGLVGGILVLAMAMLVGWAVRALRRRRAG, encoded by the coding sequence ATGCACATGGCGGATGCATTGCTGTCCCCCGCCGTGGGGGGGACGTTTTGGGCGGGAACGGCGGCGACGATCGGTTACGCGTCGAAGCGGTTGAAGCAGGGGATCGACGACCGGAAGATCCCGCTGATGGGTGTGCTGGGCGCCTTCATCTTCGCCTCCCAGATGATCAACTTCACGATTCCGGGAACCGGCTCGAGCGGGCACCTCGGCGGGGGCATGATCCTGGCGATCCTCCTCGGACCGCACGCCGCCTTCCTCGTCATGGCCTCCGTCCTGACGGTGCAGGGGCTATTCTTCGCGGACGGAGGGTTGCTGGCGCTCGGCTGCAACGTCTGGAACCTCGGGATCTACCCCTGCTATGTCGCGTATCCGCTGGTCTACAGGCCGCTGGCCGGCGACGGAAGCAGCCCGCGACGCATTTTCGCGGCGTCGCTCGTCGGCGCCGTCGGCGCGCTCCAGCTCGGCGCCTTGTCGGTCGCCCTGCAGACGCACCTTTCGGGAAAGTCCGAGCTTCCGTTCGGCTCCTTCCTCCTGCTGATGCAGCCGATCCACCTGGCCATCGGGATCGTCGAGGGACTCGTGACGGCGGGCGTGGTTTCCTTCGTCCGCGCGCTCCGTCCGGAGATCCTCGATGCTTCCGCCGCCCGGGGCTCGATCCCCGCGAGCGCCTCCCTCAGGACCGTCCTGGTCGGGTTCATCGCGCTGGCCGCCGTGACCGGCGGCGCGCTTTCCTGGTTCGCCTCCGCCCATCCCGACGGGCTCGAATGGTCGATCGAAAGGATCACGGGGAAAGCGGAACTCCAGGAACGGGAGCACGGCGTTTCCGCCGCCCTCAAGGAGCTGCAGGAGAAGACCGCCATTCTGCCCGACTACGGCTTCAGGACGCCGGAGGCCGAAGCGGGAAAGCCGGAGGAAACTCCCTCCTGGCCGTCGGTCGACGCGGGCTCCACGGTCTCGGGGCTGGTCGGCGGCATCCTGGTCCTGGCGATGGCGATGCTCGTCGGGTGGGCCGTGCGCGCCCTGCGGAGGCGCCGGGCCGGATGA